From Chloracidobacterium thermophilum B:
CACCACCTCGCTTTCCGTCGCCACCGCCCACCCCATCTGTGCCATCCTGGCCTTTTGCCCCGTTTACTCCTGGCTTCCCGTTCGGACCATTTGTACAGTTACCAGCGTCTCCATCTGCCCCGGCCTGGCCATTATCGCCTGTTTTCCCTGGCTTGCTGGCCGGTTCAGAATCTCCCGGCCTACCACTTCGGTCATCACCCTGTTGTTCCCGTCGAACGCTGTCCCGCCCCTGCTGCGCTTGCTCGGCGGGCCTGTCTTGGTACCCCTGTCCGCTGGTGTCAAACACGACGCGCCCGACGGACGCCTCGGTAAAGCAAATCGGTGTTGCATGGAAAAGGAAGACAGGGTGGTTCATCCGAATGACGAGTGTTTTTCCTTCCACAACAACAGACCGCGCGATGATGACGGTCTCTTCGTCAACTTCCACCCGCTCTGGCGCCACCACGGTATCAGCGACATACACCCCTCCAATCCGATTACCCAGCCGCACCGTTGCCCGAAAGTGGGACGTTCTCATCAACTCCTGGTGCAGAGCCGGATACCAGAGATTCTGCTGAAGCAGCAAAAAAGGCCGAGATGTCACCCCCTCTCGCTGAAGGCGAGCCGCGACCCTTTGAAAGATGACGGCCTGATGGGCTTTGACCGCCTGATAACTCATTCTCCCGCTGGTTTTCCAGAACTCCGCAACTTCAGTTGGCGTTGGTGGTAGCCCCTGTTCTGCCTGACGGCGCAGGACGGCCATGTGCTTGACCGGCGGAGATGATTCCGGCGACGCCTGAGACGGCCGCACGCTGTCGGGCGCTTGCCCGGAAGCAAAGTTGAAAGCCGTACCAAAAAGCACCAGGGCCATCCACGCCCAACGGTGACGCAGGCAAAAGCCGGCAGACCACATGGCAAAACCTCCTTGAATAAAATGTGGCGGCTGCGTAGCACAGCTTTGCGAAAAAGGCAAAATGCTTTTCCCACAAGACCTGTGGTGTTTGTTGAACGTCAGTTTGTCGCTGCCGGTGAGGCCAGGATTCCGTATGGAGCGCGCCGCGCCGTCCCCGGCCAGGAGGCGGCAGTCGTGGTGACGCTCAATGAGTGGCTGCATCGAGTCCGCAGTTGACGCCCGGCCGTCATTTCTGCTAACTCGTAGCGTACATTACAAACTAATGTGCTTGTTCCAGGTCGAGTCCATCGGTTCACCGTCCCGCTATCTTTCAACCGTTGGTGAGCCGAAATTTCACAGAAGGTGCTGACATGTCACTTACCTCCCTTCGCCTGGCATCGGTCCGCTCCCTGACCGGTCTTGCCCTTACCGCCGTCGTGGCCGTCAGCGGCCTTGCCCGTGCACAGAATCCGGCTGAAACCACAGTGCCGCGCTTGGTAATGTCTGAAGCCATGCGCGTGTGCGCCGGCTACATCGGCGAGCCTGCCCCAGAAGACCTCCAAATTGTTGGAAGTGAAAAAGAAGCCTACGTCCGTGAGTTCTCGCAGGGTGATCTGGTGTATATCAACCGGGGACGTGATGCGAACCTGCAAACCGGCGCTGAGTACCAGATTGTACGCAACATCGGTCCGGTTTACGACCCTGCTGACCGGCGGCGCAAGCTGGGAACACTCGTGCAGGAGTTGGGGGTGCTCCGCATCACTGAAGTACGCGACACCTCGGCAACCGGGGAAATCACGTTGATCTGCACCGGCACGGTCAACCTGGGGGATGTCCTCATCCCCTATGAGCGGCGGCCGATTCCAACCGTGCGTCCATACCGTCCGCTCTCGGTTGTTGGCGCTCCGACCGGGCGGGCAACGGGGCAGATTCTGGCCGGGCAGCTTGGTCGGGAACAGCTCGCGCGCAACGATGTGGTGTACATCAACCTTGGAGCGGACAACGGTATCAAGGTCGGCGACTACCTGACGGTCTATCGCCCACTGGGTAGTGACCCGATTACACGTTTCCGGGATGACAATATCGGGCCGCCCCGCAACGACGGGTTTTCGAGCGACCGTTTTGGTACCCGTGACAACTCGTCGCTGGGTTCTTCAAAGAAGGGCTACCCACAGGTTGCCGAGCGGACGCCCCGCAGCGAGCTGCCGCGAACACTCGTCGGCGAAATCGTCATCATCCGTACCGAAGCCAATACCTCGGTTGGGGTGCTGACCCGTACGACCCGCGAAGCCGTCGTTGGAGATCGTGTCGAGTTGCAGTGAAGGTGGGAGTGGAAACGGGGGGGCAGGTGCACCAGTCCCTTCCCACCTTTCAGCTTGGGCAGAGATTGACCTTGCGCGGCTGCAACAAAACTACCGATGGCTGAGGCAGCGCGCCGGTGTGCCGGTTATGGCCATGGTCAAAGCCAATGCCTACGGCCATGGCCTGCTGCCGGTGGCAACCTTTCTTCAGGACGTTGTCCGGGCTGACTGGTTCGGCGTGGCCACAACGGAAGAGGGCGTGGCTCTGCGCCGGGCTGGGATTACCCGCCCCATTCTCGTCCTGGGCGGTTTCTGGTTTGGGCAGGAAGCCGCCATTGTTCACTATGATCTGGCCACAACGCTGCCTGACCCGGACTACCTGCCGGTTCTGGAACAGGCCGCTTCCCAAGCCGGGCGGACGGTGGCCGTCCATCTCGAAATAGACACCGGAATTGGTCGTCTGGGGCTGTCGCCTGACCAGTTCACCACCGTCTTGGAGCGCCTCAAAGCCTGCCCGCACCTCCGCTTGGACGGCCTGATGACACACTTTGCTTCGGCTGACCTGCCGGAGCATGCCGATTTCACACGCGACCAGATACGACGCCACGCACTGGCGGTGCAGCAGGCGCGGGCGGCCGGATGGACGCCGCGCTACATCCACCTGGCCAACAGCGCTGGTTTGCATGCTTTTCTGCCGGAGGCGGCAGGGAATTTGGTCCGCTTGGGCGGATTGCTGTACGGTATTGCTGGAGATGCTCTGTCTCCGGCGTTTCCGCCGCCGCCAACCCAGCCGGTACTGTCGCTCCACGCGCGCATTCTGGGGCTGAAGACCGTTCCGCCCGGCACACCGCTTGGTTACGGCTGCACCTTTGTCACGCGCCGTCCCACGCGGGTGGCCACCGTCCCGCTGGGCTACGGCGATGGACTGCACCGCATCCAGTCCAACCGCGGTCAGGCCTTGGTGTGTGGCCGGAAAGTGCCCATCATCGGGCGGGTCAGCATGGATGTGACTATGCTGGATGTCACCGACGTGCCGGATGTGGCCTTAGGCAACGTGGCGACATTCATTGGCAGCCAAGGGGAGACAACCATCACGGCGGAGGAATACGCAGCCGTGATGGGCAGTATTGCCCTTGAAGCCACAACGGCGCTGACGGCGCGCGTGCCCCGCTGCTATCGTGCGGCAGCCATGTCTTCCGCGCCGGGCGGGCGTGAAGATACACCGGCGTCTGCCTGCAAGTAGCGCGGCACGGAAACCATGACCCATAATCGCACCCCGATGTTGGCGTGGGAACGAAAGACAGAAGCCGGTCCGTACCTGACCGGGATAGTGCCACCTTGGAGGCAACGCCAACCAAACCCAACCAAACTGGAGCTGTGGCGGCTGCATTGGCTGGTTGTGGGGCTGTGGTTTGCCCTTGCCGGTATAGCGGCTGGCGCGCAGAACATACTGCCCTCGGTACAGAGCGCTAGTGTTCTCGATCCGCTGCGTCCCCCGGTCGGCCGTCTGGATGGACGTACCATCACCCGCCTCACCATTGAGGTCGAGGCGGGGTTTACCCCGGAGCCGTCCCTGGTGGAAATCGTCGGTTTGCAGGTCGGTGAACTCTTGACTGCAGCCCGGCTGCGGTCAGCGCTCGTGCGGTTACACCGTTCGGGGCGCGTCGCCAATGCCGAGGTGTTCACAACCCCCGAAGGAGCCGATGGGGTTTGGGTCCGGTTTGTCATTGCCCGCCAGCTCCGGGTTGCCGAAGTTGTCTTCGAGGGCGATACCATCTTTCCTGTGGAAGAACTCCTGCCGCGGCTGCCGGCCCTGGAACGGGGGAGCAAAATCACGGCGCGCGTCCTCAGCGAGAGTGAGGAAATTCTGCGCCGGTTGTACCGCGAGCGCGGCTATTTCCAGGCTTCCATCCGGGCGCGCCTCTCGCCGCCAAACGATGCGGCCCGGGTGCGCGTCACCTTTGTCGTTACGCCGGGGCCGCGGGCCCTCATTGGTGCCTGGCAGATTGACGGAAACCTGAAAATTCCACCTGGTGACTTTGACGCCAAAATCATCCAGCACCCGGTGGGGACGCCCTACGCGATAGATTTTGTCCAGTCCGACCTCCAACGCATTCGCGCTTTGCACGTGGCGCGTGGCTACCTTGATCCGCGCATCAGCGAACCGCGCATCACCTATGATCCGGCCACTAACCGGGTTGCGGTTGCGGTCACAATCACCTCGGGTCCGGCCGTCACGGTCAATGTCACCGGGTTTGAGCTGCGCCGTGAAGAACAGCGCCGCATCCTGCCGGTGCTCCGTGATGGTGGTCTTGATGACTTCACCCTGGAAGACGGGGCCCGCCAGTTGCTCCTCACCCTGCAAAGGCGGGGCTATTTCTTTGCCGAAGTCGAGTGGTCGCGGCAGCGCCGGGTGGATGAAGACCGGGTTATCGTGACCTACACCATCGAGCCGAATCGCCGCTACCGCGTGCAGGAGGTGCGCATTGTGGGGACGGATATTCTGGCGTACCGCGATGTTGCCGGCGACTTCCAGACCCGCCCGGCATCCATTATTCCACCTTCGCGCGGCCTGGTCACCGAAGACACCTTGGCGCGGGATGCCGAGGTAATTCTGCGCGACCTGCGCAACGCCGGATATTTGCAGGCTCAGGTGGTGGAACGGCGGATTGGCACCGGGCTGAGCGATGAAGCCCTCACGGTGTTGTTCCAGGTGGAGCCCGGGCCGCAGGCGCACGTGGCTGACATCCGCCTGGAGGGCAATCAGCTTCTCGAAGCGGAACGGCTCAAACAGGTCTTGAAACTGGAAGCTGGTGAGGTGGTCACGCAGGAGCGGGTACGCGCCGACCTGGAGCGCCTCACGGCACTTTACCTCAGCGAAGGATTTGCCGAAGTGCGGATTCGGCAGGAACTCGAAGAAACCAATGGCGATCCGGCACAGGTAAGCCTCGTGTATGAAATCGAGGAAGGGCGGCGCTTTACGGTCAACCGGGTCATCATCGGCACGCGCGGACGAACCTCGGAGCAAACCCTGCGCCGCTTCCTTGCCATCCGGCCGGGAGAACGCCTGCGGCGCGACAAGCTGAATCAGGCCGAACAGGCGCTCTATGCGACGGGGGCGTTTCGGCAGGTATTGCTTCAGACGCCTTATGTCCGGGCGACGGGGCCCGCCGATGCGTTGGCGGATGTGACCCTGGATGTCATTGAGGCAAAGCCGTACACCTTGGCCTACGGGTTTGGCTACCAGACCAACGACGGCCCGCGCGGCTCCTTTGAGCTGTCGAATGCCAATATGTTCGGTCGGCTGGAAGTCGGCAGCTTCATTGTCCGCCTCAGCCGGCGGGAGCAGTTGGCGCAGGTTTCCTATCAGTTTCCGCGCTTCAACCTGCCACGGGTCACCACCCTGACGGATGGCGTCACCGCGCCAATTCTCATATCGGGACTGTTTCAACGGCAGGCGCGGGTCAGCTTTACGGCCCAGCGCCTGGTGGCGCTCATTCAGTCGGAACTCCGTTTTGATGCGCAAAGCGCCCTGATTTTCCGCTACCGGTTACAGAATGTGCGGGTACTCGATCTGCGCGTGACAAACCCTCCGCTCCAGCGTGCGGATCAGCCCCTGAATCTGGGGACGCTTTCTGCCACGTATGTCCGTGACACACGGGATGTGCCCCTCGATGCCACACGCGGTTCCTTCATCTCCGCCGACTTGACCGTGGCCACTCCGCGCATCGGCGGTTCCGAGCGGTTTCTGCGGTTTCTGGGGCAGGCCCAAGGCTACCGCCGCGTCACAGAGCGGTCGCCGGTCATCCTGGCCGGCAGGCTGCAAGTTGGCCTGGCGCAGCCTTATGGCGGCACCCAGGCCCTTCCGATCAGTGAACGCTTTTTCTCCGGCGGCCCGACAACCCTGCGCGGGCTGGGTTTTGAGCAGGCCGGCCCGCGCGATCCCGTCACCGATGCGCCGGTTGGGGGTAATGCCCTGATTGCCGCCACCGGGGAAGTGCGCTTTCCCCTGTTGCAAAACCTGGAAGGGGCCGTTTTCTACGATGTTGGCAACGTCTTTGCACGTGTTTCAGACATTGGTGTGGGATCGCTGACCAACAGTTTGGGTGGGGGCTTTCGGATCAAAACGCCCTTGGGACCCCTGCGGGTGGATGCCGCCTACCTCATCGATCCGC
This genomic window contains:
- a CDS encoding POTRA domain-containing protein, translated to MTHNRTPMLAWERKTEAGPYLTGIVPPWRQRQPNPTKLELWRLHWLVVGLWFALAGIAAGAQNILPSVQSASVLDPLRPPVGRLDGRTITRLTIEVEAGFTPEPSLVEIVGLQVGELLTAARLRSALVRLHRSGRVANAEVFTTPEGADGVWVRFVIARQLRVAEVVFEGDTIFPVEELLPRLPALERGSKITARVLSESEEILRRLYRERGYFQASIRARLSPPNDAARVRVTFVVTPGPRALIGAWQIDGNLKIPPGDFDAKIIQHPVGTPYAIDFVQSDLQRIRALHVARGYLDPRISEPRITYDPATNRVAVAVTITSGPAVTVNVTGFELRREEQRRILPVLRDGGLDDFTLEDGARQLLLTLQRRGYFFAEVEWSRQRRVDEDRVIVTYTIEPNRRYRVQEVRIVGTDILAYRDVAGDFQTRPASIIPPSRGLVTEDTLARDAEVILRDLRNAGYLQAQVVERRIGTGLSDEALTVLFQVEPGPQAHVADIRLEGNQLLEAERLKQVLKLEAGEVVTQERVRADLERLTALYLSEGFAEVRIRQELEETNGDPAQVSLVYEIEEGRRFTVNRVIIGTRGRTSEQTLRRFLAIRPGERLRRDKLNQAEQALYATGAFRQVLLQTPYVRATGPADALADVTLDVIEAKPYTLAYGFGYQTNDGPRGSFELSNANMFGRLEVGSFIVRLSRREQLAQVSYQFPRFNLPRVTTLTDGVTAPILISGLFQRQARVSFTAQRLVALIQSELRFDAQSALIFRYRLQNVRVLDLRVTNPPLQRADQPLNLGTLSATYVRDTRDVPLDATRGSFISADLTVATPRIGGSERFLRFLGQAQGYRRVTERSPVILAGRLQVGLAQPYGGTQALPISERFFSGGPTTLRGLGFEQAGPRDPVTDAPVGGNALIAATGEVRFPLLQNLEGAVFYDVGNVFARVSDIGVGSLTNSLGGGFRIKTPLGPLRVDAAYLIDPPFFVATPNRRLTNFQVHVTFGQAF
- a CDS encoding collagen-like protein, encoding MWSAGFCLRHRWAWMALVLFGTAFNFASGQAPDSVRPSQASPESSPPVKHMAVLRRQAEQGLPPTPTEVAEFWKTSGRMSYQAVKAHQAVIFQRVAARLQREGVTSRPFLLLQQNLWYPALHQELMRTSHFRATVRLGNRIGGVYVADTVVAPERVEVDEETVIIARSVVVEGKTLVIRMNHPVFLFHATPICFTEASVGRVVFDTSGQGYQDRPAEQAQQGRDSVRREQQGDDRSGRPGDSEPASKPGKTGDNGQAGADGDAGNCTNGPNGKPGVNGAKGQDGTDGVGGGDGKRGGDATQELTYTTPCNAQPGNAYVFRTNGGDGGGCTEYYWAFYASYDGGLTWILVSTAYAGCW
- the alr gene encoding alanine racemase codes for the protein MSSCSEGGSGNGGAGAPVPSHLSAWAEIDLARLQQNYRWLRQRAGVPVMAMVKANAYGHGLLPVATFLQDVVRADWFGVATTEEGVALRRAGITRPILVLGGFWFGQEAAIVHYDLATTLPDPDYLPVLEQAASQAGRTVAVHLEIDTGIGRLGLSPDQFTTVLERLKACPHLRLDGLMTHFASADLPEHADFTRDQIRRHALAVQQARAAGWTPRYIHLANSAGLHAFLPEAAGNLVRLGGLLYGIAGDALSPAFPPPPTQPVLSLHARILGLKTVPPGTPLGYGCTFVTRRPTRVATVPLGYGDGLHRIQSNRGQALVCGRKVPIIGRVSMDVTMLDVTDVPDVALGNVATFIGSQGETTITAEEYAAVMGSIALEATTALTARVPRCYRAAAMSSAPGGREDTPASACK